In Cyclopterus lumpus isolate fCycLum1 chromosome 13, fCycLum1.pri, whole genome shotgun sequence, the genomic window GTCCTTTCTAGAATTATTATGCCTCaagtgtattaatgtatttaaagccaTATGGAAATGATGgagttgtgctttttttttttcttccaatgaGCAGGAAGTCATTTAACTTTTTCTAATCCCAAATGTATGTAATTCCTGCCTTCCCAAATGAGATTTATTCAACAACGACAATTGGATGAAATAAGGAATTTAAAGATGTTACCCTTTCGCAAATCTGATTTGAAATTGAAGTTTTATTGTTAGCAGGACAGGATGtagaatgtaaatataaataatacagttCAGTCTGTAGTGATGATAAATACACACCAAAGTCACACATCATGAAAACTACTGCTCTGCTTTAAATTTCCCTCCAGGTGTCTGCAACAGTTTCAACAGTTGCTTCCTGCCCTCAAACAAAAGGATGCTGGCAGCCATGGCTGAATTCAAGCTGTCCACCAAAGGAGCGACAGGAATAAAGAGCCGGCAACCGGCGGTTTTCTCAGCTAACTGGACCGCTTCTACACTCAGACCATGCGTCTCTCCACCTATCACAAGAGCAGTTGCCCTCTGTGCCCAGCTCTCATGGTACAGCTTTGAGTCCACTCTGGGAAGTGAAAGTCCCCCACCCTCACAATCGGAGTCCGAATCAGAGTCGTATTCCTCGTAGCGCATGTTGCGATTAGGCTTTGTGCTGACCCAGCCATAGTCTCCTGCTTTGGAAGGTTTATGAGACACGTTAACTTGTGAATCCTCTGAGTCGCTACATCTGTCGGTGCCACAGCCGCTGTCAGCCACATGGACAGTCACAGGTTTCGGGAGATGTTTTTCCATGTCATCCCAGTCCAAGCTGGAGTAGATGGGTAGGCGGAAATGGGCGCCCATAGCTGCACGCAGAACTTTAGGCTCCCAAGCGTCAACACAACCTGCAAACACATTTGAAGAACCATAAGCAAAGAAACAAAGCCATGTTCAAGGTTCAGCTCACTTATTCACATAATTAATTGATGAGCATACCTTTTGTGAGAAGGACATTATGGCAGCCAGCAGCGGCAGCACATCGCAACATTGTCCCAAGGTTGCCAGGATCTCTGATGTTGTCGCATATCAAGGACAACGGCACCCAATTACCTTTACTGGCGAATTTCAAACGGGACGGGTCCGGACGAGAAAATATGGCTGCAGAAGAAGTCGTCAAAGTCAGAAACAACTCAGAGCGCCTGTGCTTCATAATGAACCGAAACAAAACACAGGACCCTCACCGATCACCCCTTGTGGGGTCACAAGCTCAGACCAGATCTTGATGTCCTCAAACTTGACTTTGACTAGCGTGGACCTTTTCAGCTTGTCTAAAGGCAGCTCCCGGAGCCGATCCGCGGTACTGAAGAACAGCATCTGTGGGTTGGCTCCAGCATCCAGGGCGTCGCAGATCAAACGCTTGCCCTCCAGCAGGATTTTACCCTGCTGCTCCCGAAATGTCCTGGAACGAGCAACACTCACCAACCTCCTGAAGGACAGAtgaggggagatggagaggcagAGATGATCAAATGCAGTGTGAATAATGATCGTAAATAGGATTGCTATTTTTGAAAAAATTGTAAAACACCTGATCAAAGAATAAGTCAATCTGATTAGTAACAATTGATGTTAGATTTTGGTTCCCTGGAGTTTTCAATAATCCATAAACACATTAGAAACAGCTTTCTAAACTTTTTTTGTATCCTCTTAACGACTGACTAAGATGGTAAAATGTCATAATCAACCAACAGACCGTATACTTTAAATAGTGTCATCTGTGACAATAATAGCAATAATTCACCGCCACCTTCATGAAGAGACACTTACGCCAGTCGTTTATCTCCGGGTAAAGCCCTCTCGAAGCGAAGTCCATCAATGTGATCTTTAATAACAGCATGCGTTACAGTTGAATGCACATCACTCCTCGCTTTAACAAAGTCCTCTTTGGGATGCTTCGTGGTGGCTGGACCGTGTCCCCCCTTCTGCCTCTGGGCGAGACGCCCTG contains:
- the mrm3a gene encoding rRNA methyltransferase 3A, mitochondrial, giving the protein MAAYMRSVICLVSTERSAFLSRGSGVFAEAKRYVRALKRRPVQVLMPDTETEKVLKPTAGRLAQRQKGGHGPATTKHPKEDFVKARSDVHSTVTHAVIKDHIDGLRFERALPGDKRLARLVSVARSRTFREQQGKILLEGKRLICDALDAGANPQMLFFSTADRLRELPLDKLKRSTLVKVKFEDIKIWSELVTPQGVIAIFSRPDPSRLKFASKGNWVPLSLICDNIRDPGNLGTMLRCAAAAGCHNVLLTKGCVDAWEPKVLRAAMGAHFRLPIYSSLDWDDMEKHLPKPVTVHVADSGCGTDRCSDSEDSQVNVSHKPSKAGDYGWVSTKPNRNMRYEEYDSDSDSDCEGGGLSLPRVDSKLYHESWAQRATALVIGGETHGLSVEAVQLAEKTAGCRLFIPVAPLVDSLNSAMAASILLFEGRKQLLKLLQTPGGKFKAEQ